One genomic region from Candidatus Neomarinimicrobiota bacterium encodes:
- a CDS encoding oligosaccharide repeat unit polymerase — protein sequence MNKTIEDAKLFDYDKFLIIILPIISLLLFIFVNEEIALLFGLVISSILVYELIIYNERFIYGFNGLRILSFPSLLLFSYTIFISIPSIFVITKTTNEIENMYFFSILSFYILFPIGLLTSKYLWDINIDKISKMYYMKIKKSEYDHIFYKLLIHLLILCFALLFLYLIRIKKIPLLEMIKNPKSYAYMWALREEAFKLLEVNIIEKYLYSWNRDLFYPLGIVGSLFLCILYKENKYKVLFIIFLVTGLINNAITTAKAPVAQIFLSLISFYFLKEGKIKFKYIVLGLLLIFAFPIVIYYFTTNPLLRNTETILNALFYRVFLAPADVLYQYYKIFPSMHEFLLGRSTKLFSWLFEDGTFNIANYVAKIWWRMPFTTGFANAIYLGSAWADFGLVGVIFFTLLLGFLTNLFQQKLLEASNYKKNVIYVMLVSGLVMNFTFSFISANYTVLIVSKGLFLCFIFVLLLIDFQKYYKAKIKI from the coding sequence ATGAATAAAACTATAGAAGATGCGAAACTCTTTGATTATGATAAATTTTTGATTATTATACTTCCGATTATAAGTTTACTATTGTTTATATTTGTTAATGAGGAAATTGCTTTACTATTTGGATTAGTGATTTCCTCTATATTGGTTTATGAATTAATTATTTACAATGAGCGATTTATCTATGGTTTTAATGGATTAAGAATTTTATCGTTTCCCTCATTATTACTTTTTTCTTATACAATTTTTATCTCTATTCCATCTATTTTTGTTATAACTAAAACCACTAATGAGATTGAAAACATGTATTTCTTTTCTATTTTATCTTTTTATATATTATTTCCGATCGGATTGTTAACATCCAAATATTTATGGGATATTAACATAGATAAAATAAGCAAAATGTATTATATGAAAATAAAAAAAAGCGAATATGATCATATTTTCTATAAGTTGTTAATTCATTTGTTAATACTATGTTTTGCCCTATTGTTTTTATATTTAATAAGAATTAAAAAGATACCTCTACTGGAAATGATAAAAAATCCAAAATCTTATGCTTATATGTGGGCTTTAAGGGAAGAGGCTTTTAAGTTATTGGAAGTGAATATAATTGAAAAATACTTATATTCATGGAATAGGGACCTTTTTTATCCACTTGGAATCGTGGGCAGTTTATTTTTATGCATTTTATACAAAGAAAATAAATATAAGGTGTTATTTATAATATTTTTAGTTACTGGACTTATAAATAATGCTATTACGACAGCAAAAGCTCCTGTAGCTCAAATTTTTTTATCTCTTATCTCCTTTTATTTTTTAAAAGAAGGTAAAATTAAATTTAAATACATAGTTCTTGGTTTACTGTTAATATTTGCATTCCCCATTGTTATATATTACTTTACTACGAATCCACTGCTTAGAAATACTGAAACTATATTAAATGCTTTATTTTATAGAGTATTTTTAGCCCCTGCTGATGTTCTATACCAATACTACAAAATTTTCCCGTCAATGCATGAGTTTCTATTAGGAAGATCCACAAAATTGTTTTCATGGTTATTTGAAGATGGGACATTTAATATAGCAAATTATGTAGCAAAAATTTGGTGGAGAATGCCATTTACAACTGGATTTGCCAATGCTATATATCTTGGAAGCGCATGGGCTGATTTTGGATTGGTTGGGGTTATCTTTTTTACATTACTGTTGGGCTTTTTAACAAATTTATTCCAGCAGAAGCTATTAGAGGCTTCAAATTATAAAAAAAATGTTATATATGTAATGTTGGTTAGCGGTTTAGTAATGAATTTTACCTTCTCATTTATTTCTGCAAACTATACAGTTTTAATTGTTTCAAAAGGATTATTTTTATGTTTTATATTTGTTTTACTCTTGATTGATTTTCAGAAATATTATAAGGCTAAAATAAAAATTTAA